From the genome of Buchnera aphidicola (Astegopteryx bambusae), one region includes:
- the leuB gene encoding 3-isopropylmalate dehydrogenase gives MKNVKKCKIAILPGDGIGPEVMKQAYKIIELINKIYSLKISYKEFLVGYSALKKYNTVMPLETIEGCKNSDAILFGSIGEKNFNIDYKKNSLEKDSLLFIRKKFNLFCNIRHAKLYSSIKNLSPLKKNIIKNGIDIICVRELIGGIYFGNSKFKYDSNMNIKYAYDTEKYNRKEIYRIANIAFKISRKRKKNLTSIDKSNVLKSSMLWRNVVEEVSKKYSDVKLNHLYIDNAVMQIIKNPSSFDVILCSNMFGDIISDECAAIIGSIGMLPSASINEDGFGLYEPSGGSAPDIKNLNIANPIAQILSLSMLLKYSIKEKKISKNINDSVKEALKLGYRTKDISYNKNYVSTEKMGNIIADIFKKKK, from the coding sequence AGCATATAAAATAATAGAATTGATTAATAAAATTTATTCTTTAAAAATATCTTATAAAGAATTTTTAGTTGGTTATTCTGCTTTAAAAAAATATAATACTGTTATGCCTTTAGAAACTATAGAAGGATGTAAAAATTCTGATGCAATTTTATTTGGGTCAATAGGAGAAAAAAATTTTAATATAGATTATAAAAAAAATTCTTTAGAAAAAGATTCATTATTATTTATAAGAAAAAAATTTAATTTGTTTTGTAATATTAGACACGCTAAATTATATTCTTCTATAAAAAATTTATCTCCGCTAAAGAAAAATATAATTAAGAATGGTATAGATATAATTTGTGTTAGAGAGTTAATAGGTGGGATATATTTTGGAAATTCTAAATTTAAATATGATAGTAATATGAATATAAAATATGCTTATGACACAGAAAAATATAATAGAAAAGAAATATACAGAATAGCAAACATTGCTTTTAAAATATCTAGAAAAAGAAAAAAAAATTTGACTTCAATAGATAAATCTAATGTTTTAAAAAGTTCAATGTTATGGAGAAATGTTGTAGAAGAAGTTTCTAAAAAATATAGTGATGTAAAATTAAATCATTTATATATAGATAATGCTGTTATGCAGATAATAAAAAATCCTAGCTCTTTTGATGTAATATTATGTTCAAACATGTTTGGCGATATAATTTCTGATGAATGTGCTGCAATAATAGGATCAATAGGTATGTTACCATCAGCGAGTATAAATGAAGATGGTTTTGGTTTATATGAGCCATCAGGAGGTTCAGCTCCAGATATTAAAAATTTAAATATTGCAAATCCTATAGCTCAAATTTTATCTCTTTCAATGTTGTTAAAATATTCTATAAAAGAAAAAAAAATATCTAAAAATATTAATGACTCTGTAAAAGAAGCATTAAAACTTGGATATAGAACTAAAGACATTAGTTATAATAAAAATTATGTTTCTACTGAAAAAATGGGTAACATAATTGCAGATATTTTTAAAAAAAAAAAATAG